TATAATCTCGCTTCATTCGATACGTCTTTTAAATCAGTGATATATTCCGCTTCCACTTCATTGGCTAACGTACGAGCCGATTCTTCCGTTCGGCTGTACACCTGCATGATACGGAATCCTTTCCGGTAAAGCGCTTTCGCCAGATTAGTTGCCAGATTTCCGGCACCGAGAAACACAACGGGCGTATCTTCAATACTTCTTTTCATTGTTTCTTTAACGTTTTGAAACCCAAAATAAAATAATTCCGATGATCAACAGTGCCAATGGCAACAGATAACCGGACAAGGAACCGAGCAATGACATTACCAGACCGATATTCATTACCAGCCACAGTCCCAACAGCACAAAGCCGACCGACTTGTCACGCTTGAAAATAAGAAAACTGATAGAGGCATACAACAACAAATTGTCCTTATTCATCACCCAAGGCAAACCTATAGAAGCAAAGGGGAGCAGTTTATTTATCAGGAAAAGAGTTCCGATAACAATAAAAGCGACGGCAGTAGCCTTATAAGTATCTTTATTATTATTTGCTTTGACAGCTCCCATCGTTATTTTCCTCCGAACTTATTAATATGAATTTTCTCCCACTGGAGGTGTTCTTCGTTGAAAGGCTTACGTTCCATTCCCTTATGTCCGATGGCAATCACGGAAAGAATCTGCAGTTGCAAAGGAATATCCAAAATTCCATGAACAAACTCGTCAGACGGCATTCCGGTTGCAGTGAAACGTTCGCGAACCTGTACCCAACAGCTTCCCAGCCCCAAATCTTCCGCCTGCAACTGTATCATGATGGAAGCAATAGAAGCATCTTCAATCCACACATCGCTTGCCAACGGATCAGCCATCACAACAATCGCCAAAGCAGCATCCGCAATGAACGAGGAAGCCTGCTCTTTGCAGTGAGACAGTTCTTTCAACTTTTCTTTATCATCGACTACCACAAACTGCCAGCTATTACTACGTTTGGAACTGGGAGACATCAAGGCAGCTTTCATCAGTGCCACAACCTCATCCTGTGTTAACTCCTCATCCGTAAATTTGCGCATACTGCGGCGATTCTTTATCAGTTCACTGAAATTTTCCATATTATTTCCGTTTTCATTTGATTTATGTAT
This sequence is a window from Bacteroides thetaiotaomicron VPI-5482. Protein-coding genes within it:
- a CDS encoding nitroreductase family protein, giving the protein MENFSELIKNRRSMRKFTDEELTQDEVVALMKAALMSPSSKRSNSWQFVVVDDKEKLKELSHCKEQASSFIADAALAIVVMADPLASDVWIEDASIASIMIQLQAEDLGLGSCWVQVRERFTATGMPSDEFVHGILDIPLQLQILSVIAIGHKGMERKPFNEEHLQWEKIHINKFGGK